From a region of the Mycobacterium sp. SMC-8 genome:
- a CDS encoding tyrosine recombinase XerC — protein MEAYLDEFDEYLALERGRSDHTRRAYLGDLRSLFDFVDERRPGAGPGAITLPVLRSWLAAQASAGAARSTLARRTSAVKTFTAWAVRRGLLTEDPAVRLQVPKAHRTLPAVLRQDQARDAMEAATSGAEQGDPLALRDRLIVELLYATGIRVSELCGLDIDDVDTSRRLVRVLGKGNKQRTVPYGEPAHAALTSWLTDGRPELVTASSGPALLLGARGGRLDPRQARTVVHQTMAAVDGAPDIGPHGLRHSAATHLLEGGADLRVVQEMLGHSTLATTQLYTHVTVARLRAVHDQAHPRA, from the coding sequence ATCGAGGCCTACCTCGACGAGTTCGACGAATACCTCGCGCTGGAACGCGGGCGCTCCGACCACACCCGCCGCGCCTACCTCGGCGATCTGCGCTCGCTGTTCGACTTCGTGGACGAACGCCGCCCCGGGGCGGGACCAGGGGCGATCACCCTGCCGGTCCTGCGATCCTGGTTGGCGGCGCAGGCGAGCGCGGGCGCGGCCCGCTCGACGCTGGCCCGCCGCACCTCTGCGGTCAAGACGTTCACGGCCTGGGCGGTGCGGCGCGGACTGCTGACCGAGGATCCGGCGGTCCGGCTGCAGGTGCCCAAGGCGCACCGCACGCTGCCCGCGGTGCTGCGCCAGGATCAGGCCCGCGACGCGATGGAGGCCGCGACCTCCGGTGCGGAGCAGGGGGATCCGCTCGCGTTGCGCGATCGCCTCATCGTCGAGCTGCTCTACGCCACCGGGATCCGCGTCAGCGAACTCTGCGGGCTGGACATCGACGACGTCGACACGTCGCGGCGGCTGGTGCGGGTACTGGGCAAGGGCAACAAGCAGCGCACCGTGCCGTACGGGGAACCGGCACACGCCGCGCTGACCTCCTGGCTGACCGACGGTCGTCCCGAACTGGTCACCGCCAGCTCCGGGCCCGCACTGCTGCTCGGTGCCCGAGGTGGACGCCTCGACCCCCGCCAGGCCCGGACCGTGGTGCACCAGACGATGGCCGCGGTGGACGGCGCACCCGACATCGGGCCGCACGGGTTGCGGCACAGCGCCGCGACCCATCTGCTCGAGGGCGGTGCCGACCTGCGCGTCGTGCAGGAGATGCTGGGCCACTCGACGCTGGCCACCACCCAGCTCTACACCCACGTCACCGTCGCGCGGCTGCGTGCCGTGCACGATCAGGCCCATCCGCGCGCATAG
- the rpsB gene encoding 30S ribosomal protein S2: protein MAVVTMKQLLDSGAHFGHQTRRWNPKMKRFIFTDRNGIYIIDLQQTLTYIDKAYEFVKETVAHGGSIMFVGTKKQAQESIAEEATRVGMPYVNQRWLGGMLTNFSTVHKRLQRLKELEAMEQTGGFEGRTKKEILMLTREKNKLERSLGGIRDMQKVPSAVWVVDTNKEHIAVGEARKLGIPVIAILDTNCDPDLVDYPIPGNDDAIRSAALLTRVIASAVAEGLQARAGAGSDKQAAGQEGVAAEPLAEWEQELLAGATTAAPEAAAGEAAAPEQSS from the coding sequence ATGGCTGTTGTAACCATGAAGCAGCTGCTCGACAGCGGCGCACACTTCGGGCACCAGACCCGTCGCTGGAACCCCAAGATGAAGCGGTTCATCTTCACCGACCGCAACGGCATCTACATCATCGACCTGCAGCAGACGCTGACCTACATCGACAAGGCGTACGAGTTCGTCAAGGAGACGGTCGCGCACGGCGGTTCGATCATGTTCGTCGGCACCAAGAAGCAGGCCCAGGAATCCATCGCCGAGGAGGCGACTCGCGTCGGCATGCCGTACGTGAACCAGCGCTGGCTGGGCGGCATGCTCACCAACTTCTCCACCGTGCACAAGCGTCTGCAGCGCCTCAAGGAACTCGAGGCCATGGAGCAGACCGGTGGGTTCGAGGGTCGCACCAAGAAGGAAATCCTGATGCTGACCCGCGAGAAGAACAAGCTCGAGCGCAGCCTCGGCGGTATTCGCGACATGCAGAAGGTGCCCAGCGCCGTGTGGGTCGTGGACACCAACAAGGAGCACATCGCCGTCGGTGAGGCCCGCAAGCTGGGCATCCCGGTCATCGCGATCCTCGACACCAACTGCGACCCGGATCTCGTCGACTACCCGATCCCGGGCAACGACGACGCCATCCGCTCGGCCGCGCTGCTGACCAGGGTGATCGCCTCCGCGGTCGCCGAGGGCCTGCAGGCTCGTGCCGGCGCCGGTTCGGACAAGCAGGCCGCCGGCCAAGAAGGGGTGGCCGCCGAGCCGCTGGCCGAGTGGGAGCAGGAGCTCCTTGCCGGTGCCACCACCGCCGCACCCGAGGCGGCGGCCGGCGAGGCCGCCGCGCCCGAGCAGTCCTCCTAA
- a CDS encoding M23 family metallopeptidase: protein MRINGVAGGVAVVVGLLCAPSAAADEGRLGWPLQPRPAVVRTFDAPSPNWQRGHRGVDLAASAGQPVYAAAAGTVVFAGELAGRPLVSIAHPGGLRTSYEPVDPAVRQGQTVAQGSALGVLVAGHPGCAAATCLHWGAMWGPAARADYVDPLGLVATTPIRLKPVR from the coding sequence ATGCGAATCAACGGGGTGGCCGGCGGGGTGGCCGTGGTCGTCGGGCTGCTCTGTGCGCCGTCGGCCGCGGCCGACGAGGGCCGGCTCGGGTGGCCGCTGCAGCCGCGTCCGGCGGTGGTCCGAACGTTCGACGCTCCGTCGCCGAACTGGCAGCGCGGGCACCGCGGGGTTGATCTGGCCGCTTCCGCCGGGCAGCCGGTGTATGCGGCGGCGGCGGGCACGGTCGTCTTCGCCGGTGAGCTCGCGGGCCGGCCGCTGGTGTCGATCGCCCACCCGGGCGGGCTGCGCACCAGCTACGAACCCGTCGATCCCGCCGTGAGGCAGGGCCAGACGGTGGCACAGGGCTCCGCGCTCGGTGTGCTCGTCGCAGGGCATCCGGGGTGTGCCGCAGCCACCTGCCTGCACTGGGGCGCGATGTGGGGGCCGGCGGCGCGCGCCGACTATGTCGATCCGCTGGGGCTGGTGGCCACCACACCGATACGGCTGAAACCGGTGCGCTGA
- a CDS encoding lactate 2-monooxygenase, with the protein MTFGNYQLEIYLQGLSGILPNFPMDYAGWEAKAESAMPPSVWSYVVGGAGDEQTQRANRTAFDRWGLIPRMLVGATERDLTVDLFGMRLPSPLFMAPIGVIGICSQTGHGDLATARAAARTGVPMTVSTLTEDPLEDVAAEFGDTPGFFQLYTPTDRDLAASLVHRAEAAGYKAIIVTLDTWIPGWRPRDLAMSNFPQLRGRCLANYTSDPVFRASLAQPPEENMQAAVLKWVGLFGNPLTWDDLPWLRSLTDLPLVLKGLCHPDDVRRAKDAGVDGIYCSTHGGRQANGGLPALDCLPGVVAAADGLPVLFDSGIRSGADIVKALALGATAVGVGRPYAYGLAGGGEDGLVHVLRSLLAETDLIMAVDGYRSLADLTPDTVRRVL; encoded by the coding sequence ATGACCTTCGGCAACTACCAGCTCGAGATCTATCTGCAGGGCCTGTCCGGCATTCTGCCCAATTTCCCGATGGACTACGCCGGATGGGAGGCCAAAGCCGAGTCGGCGATGCCGCCATCTGTCTGGTCCTACGTCGTCGGCGGGGCCGGGGACGAACAGACCCAGCGCGCCAACCGCACCGCGTTCGACCGCTGGGGACTGATCCCGCGGATGCTCGTCGGTGCCACCGAACGTGACCTCACCGTCGACCTGTTCGGGATGCGGCTGCCGTCGCCGCTGTTCATGGCGCCGATCGGCGTCATCGGCATCTGCTCGCAGACGGGCCACGGCGATCTGGCGACCGCCCGTGCCGCGGCGCGCACGGGGGTCCCGATGACCGTCTCCACGCTCACCGAGGACCCGCTGGAGGATGTCGCCGCAGAGTTCGGCGACACGCCGGGCTTCTTCCAGCTGTACACCCCGACCGACCGGGACCTGGCCGCCAGCCTGGTGCACCGCGCCGAAGCCGCCGGCTACAAGGCGATCATCGTCACCCTCGACACCTGGATCCCGGGCTGGCGACCGCGCGACCTTGCGATGTCGAACTTCCCGCAGCTGCGCGGGCGCTGCCTGGCCAACTACACCAGCGACCCCGTCTTCCGGGCCTCCCTGGCCCAGCCGCCGGAGGAGAACATGCAGGCCGCCGTCCTCAAATGGGTTGGGCTGTTCGGCAATCCGCTCACGTGGGACGACCTGCCCTGGCTGCGCTCACTCACCGACCTGCCGCTGGTGCTCAAGGGCTTGTGTCATCCCGACGACGTGCGCCGCGCCAAGGACGCCGGCGTCGACGGGATCTACTGCTCGACCCACGGCGGACGTCAGGCCAACGGGGGACTGCCGGCACTGGACTGCCTGCCCGGGGTGGTGGCGGCCGCCGACGGCCTGCCGGTCCTGTTCGACTCGGGGATCCGCAGCGGTGCCGACATCGTCAAGGCACTCGCCCTCGGCGCCACCGCCGTCGGGGTCGGCAGGCCCTATGCCTACGGTCTGGCAGGTGGCGGTGAGGACGGGCTCGTGCATGTGCTGCGGTCGCTGCTGGCCGAGACCGATCTGATCATGGCCGTCGACGGCTATCGCAGCCTGGCGGATCTCACTCCGGACACGGTGCGGCGCGTCCTCTGA